Proteins encoded together in one Lathyrus oleraceus cultivar Zhongwan6 chromosome 5, CAAS_Psat_ZW6_1.0, whole genome shotgun sequence window:
- the LOC127087787 gene encoding DNA-directed RNA polymerases IV and V subunit 2, whose protein sequence is MGHVGSSKDVSIAGLDMNDLLDDNIDMEMDIDLDEDPSNAEILNELGDDMVKYFCKKASMMFFNEYGLISHQISSFNQFVTSGLQNTFNSFGDLSVTPGFDPSKKGDSEHYRYATVKFGNVTLDRPKFWCGENNAQELKMLPRHARLQRMTYASKMKVNVHVEVYIPKKVRSDKFKTGKEEYIDKETVMEESREITIGRLPVMVKSNLCWMSEVEKGDCEFDHGGYFLIKGAEKIFIAQEQIFLKRLWVTTIPYWAVAYKSQMKRNRMVVKLVENSTFEGIQNGEKLLTVYFLSVEVPVWILFFALGVSSDKEIVDLIDYGKGDGRIENLLFASIREADEKCKAFRRGNNALLFLEERIKGVQFPPPESINECLDMYVFPNIKGLKRKARYLAYMVKVLLLAYTGRRKTDNRDDFRNKRLELASELLEREIRVHFAHARKRMAKALQRDLYGDRDVRQIEHYLDASIITNGLQRAFSTGAWSHPFKRMERISGVVATLGRTNPLQTMAELRRTRQHVQYTGKVGDARYPHPSHWGKVCFLSTPDGENCGLVKNLSVTGVVSTHVTEPILPHLFDCGMEELVDDTTSVLGKKDKVFLNGDWVGVCLNSASFVSELRNRRRRNELPNQVEIKRDQIQEEVRILSDAGRILRPLLVVSNLLKIKESKSEHKSFQSLLDNGVIELVGPEEEEDFKTAWGVQYLFGKEGKSSVKYTHCELDMSFLLGISCSMVPFANHDHARRVLYQSQKHSSQAIGFSTTNPNIRVDALSHQLFYPQRPLFRTMTSDCLGKPGYLGQSKVLPKSEFYNGQNAIVAVNVHLGYNQEDSLVMNRASLQRGMFRSEHIRSYKAEIENKESSEKRKKPEDIVNFGKIQSKIGRVDSLDDDGFPFVGANLQSGDIIIGRCADSGTDHSIKLKHTERGYVQKVVLSSNDEGKNFATVSLRQVRSPVLGDKFSSMHGQKGVLGFLESQENFPFTKQGIVPDIVINPHAFPSRQTPGQLLESALGKGIACVGSLRNATPFSTPSVEAITDQLHRAGFSRWGNERVYNGRTGEMVQSLIFMGPTFYQRLHHMSEDKVKFRNTGPVHPLTRQPVADRKRFGGIKFGEMERDCLIAHGASSNLYERLFTLSDSSQIHICSKCKNVANVILRPVSGGRKIRGPYCRFCESADDIVVASVPYGAKLLSQELFSMGINLKFDTELC, encoded by the exons ATGGGTCACGTAGGATCAAGCAAAGACGTTAGCATAGCGGGGCTAGATATGAACGATTTACTCGACGACAACATCGACATGGAAATGGACATTGACCTAGACGAAGATCCATCCAATGCTGAAATCCTCAACGAGCTAGGCGATGATATGGTGAAATATTTCTGCAAAAAAGCTTCCATGATGTTCTTCAACGAGTACGGTTTGATCAGTCACCAGATCAGTTCGTTTAATCAGTTCGTCACTAGCGGACTTCAGAATACCTTCAATTCCTTCGGAGATCTCAGTGTTACTCCTGGTTTTGATCCTTCTAAGAAAGGTGATAGCGAGCATTATCGTTACGCCACGGTTAAGTTTGGTAATGTGACTCTTGATCGACCTAAGTTTTGGTGCGGTGAAAATAATGCTCAGGAGTTGAAGATGCTTCCTAGACATGCTCGTCTTCAGAGGATGACTTATGCTTCCAAAATGAAAGTGAATGTTCACGTTGAG GTATATATTCCGAAGAAGGTTCGGAGTGATAAATTTAAGACTGGAAAAGAGGAGTACATTGATAAAGAGACGGTTATGGAAGAGAGCAGGGAAATAACTATCGGTAGACTGCCCGTTATGGTCAAGTCTAATTTGTGCTGGATGAGTGAAGTTGAAAAAGGTGATTGTGAATTTGACCATGGAGGCTATTTTCTGATCAAGGGTGCTGAGAAG ATTTTTATTGCACAGGAGCAAATCTTTTTGAAAAGGCTCTGGGTGACAACTATTCCGTATTGGGCAGTTGCATACAAGTCACAGATGAAGAGAAATAGGATGGTTGTTAAATTAGTGGAAAATTCCACTTTTGAAGGAATCCAAAACGGGGAGAAGCTGCTCACCGTATATTTTCTGTCCGTCGAGGTTCCTGTATGGATATTGTTTTTTGCCCTAGGTGTCTCATCTGATAAAGAGATTGTTGACCTCATCGATTATGGAAAAGGAGATGGAAGAATAGAAAACCTTCTCTTTGCATCCATCCGTGAGGCGGATGAGAAGTGCAAAGCATTCCGAAGGGGAAATAATGCTCTCCTTTTCCTAGAAGAACGTATCAAAGGTGTCCAGTTTCCACCGCCAGAATCTATTAACGAGTGCCTTGACATGTATGTCTTTCCGAACATTAAAGGACTGAAAAGGAAGGCACGCTATCTGGCATACATGGTGAAGGTTCTTTTACTGGCGTATACTGGCCGCCGAAAAACTGATAACAGGGATGACTTTCGAAATAAGAGGCTTGAGTTGGCCAGTGAGCTACTTGAACGTGAGATTAGAGTGCACTTTGCACATGCTCGGAAGCGAATGGCGAAGGCTCTGCAGAGAGACCTCTACGGAGATCGTGATGTTCGTCAAATTGAGCACTATCTTGATGCTTCTATTATTACAAATGGTCTTCAAAGAGCGTTTTCTACTGGAGCGTGGTCACATCCTTTTAAAAGGATGGAAAGGATTTCTGGTGTGGTTGCAACTCTTGGCCGAACTAATCCATTACAAACCATGGCTGAATTAAGAAGAACAAGGCAACATGTTCAGTACACGGGAAAGGTTGGGGATGCTAGATACCC GCATCCTTCTCACTGGGGTAAGGTTTGTTTCCTTTCTACCCCTGATGGGGAAAATTGTGGACTAGTAAAAAATTTGTCTGTCACAGGAGTAGTAAGTACCCATGTAACTGAACCTATACTTCCGCACCTGTTTGATTGTGGAATGGAAGAACTTGTTGATGATACTACCAGTGTTCTTGGAAAAAAAGACAAAGTCTTCCTAAATGGGGACTGGGTTGGAGTTTGTTTGAATTCCGCATCATTTGTGTCAGAGCTACGAAATCGAAGACGGAGAAATGAATTGCCTAATCAG GTTGAAATTAAAAGAGATCAAATTCAAGAAGAAGTGCGCATATTATCTGATGCAGGAAGGATTCTCCGACCGCTCTTGGTTGTTAGTAATCTGCTCAAGATTAAAGAATCTAAGTCGGAGCATAAATCTTTCCAGTCCCTGTTGGATAATGGCGTAATTGAGCTGGTTGGTCCTGAAGAAGAAGAGGACTTCAAGACTGCTTGGGGTGTTCAGTATTTATTTGGCAAAGAGGGAAAATCTTCTGTGAAGTACACGCATTGTGAGCTTGATATGTCGTTCTTATTGGGTATAAGCTGTTCAATGGTTCCATTTGCTAATCATGACCATGCTAGGAGAGTGTTGTACCAATCCCAGAAACATTCCTCACAGGCTATTGGCTTTTCTACGACAAACCCAAATATAAGAGTTGATGCTTTGTCTCACCAGTTATTCTATCCTCAAAGACCGCTATTTCGGACAATGACATCTGATTGTCTTGGAAAACCTGGATATCTAGGTCAAAGTAAAGTTCTTCCAAAGTCTGAATTCTATAATGGGCAGAATGCAATTGTAGCTGTTAATGTACATCTCGGATATAATCAAGAGGATTCCTTGGTGATGAACCGTGCTTCTTTGCAGCGTGGTATGTTCAGATCTGAGCACATCAGGAGTTACAAAGCTGAGATTGAAAATAAGGAATCTTCAGAAAAGAGAAAGAAACCTGAAGACATTGTGAATTTTGGAAAGATACAGAGTAAAATCGGTCGAGTTGATAGCCTTGATGATGACGGCTTTCCATTTGTTGGTGCGAATTTGCAGAGTGGTGATATTATTATTGGGCGGTGTGCCGATTCAGGGACAGACCACAGTATAAAGTTAAAACACACTGAAAGGGGTTATGTTCAAAAGGTTGTGCTGTCCTCAAATGATGAGGGGAAGAATTTTGCTACTGTTTCGTTAAGACAG GTTCGAAGTCCGGTTCTTGGAGATAAGTTCTCTAGTATGCATGGACAAAAGGGTGTTTTAGGATTTCTGGAGTCTCAGGAGAATTTTCCTTTCACTAAACAAGGTATTGTTCCTGATATTGTCATAAATCCGCATGCATTTCCCTCAAGACAAACTCCTGGGCAACTCCTAGAGTCTGCTTTAGGAAAGGGTATTGCTTGTGTTGGCTCATTGAGAAATGCTACCCCTTTCTCCACTCCTTCTGTTGAAGCCATTACCGACCAGCTTCACAG AGCTGGCTTTTCAAGATGGGGAAACGAACGAGTATACAATGGGAGGACTGGTGAGATGGTTCAATCACTAATATTTATGGGCCCAACATTCTACCAGCGACTACACCACATGTCCGAGGACAAAGTGAAGTTCAGGAACACCGGCCCAGTTCACCCGCTAACCCGACAGCCAGTTGCTGACAGGAAGCGATTTGGAGGTATCAAGTTTGGTGAAATGGAGCGTGATTGCCTGATCGCCCATGGTGCATCTTCCAACTTGTATGAACGTCTCTTCACCCTGAGTGATTCGTCTCAGATACACATTTGTAGTAAATGCAAAAATGTTGCGAATGTGATCTTGCGGCCGGTATCTGGTGGCCGGAAAATACGAGGTCCCTATTGCCGATTCTGTGAATCAGCTGATGACATTGTGGTGGCCAGTGTTCCATATGGAGCAAAGTTACTGTCCCAGGAGCTGTTCAGCATGGGCATTAACCTCAAATTTGACACCGAGCTTTGCTAG